The DNA sequence CGCAATTTTTGCAGTTTCCGCATTTGTTGTACCGTGATCGGTAATGTGGACCGTAACCTTTCCAGACGGGCTTGGATTCTTAGGAACAAGGCTTGTGTCTATCGGGATGGTGATCTCGTTCTGGTTTGCGTATTGTGTGGCGACAAGCTTAACTTTGGCAGAATCGGTCATGCCATCGATAAAGTAGCTGATACTTTCTAGCGTATATTCTTCAGTAAATTTGTTTGAGAATGTAATCTTCAGCTGATCGGCCTTGTTGTCGCAGTTTGTGTCTTCGGCGAGAACTATCTGCGGCGACGGAATCTTGGATTCAGCAAAGAATGTCTGCTTCGAAACATCGTCTTCGTCGTCGGGGTCGGTGTAAACCACTTGGATTGTATCGCCTGCGAAGAACGAAATTTCAGAAGTCTGGTTCCTGGTTTCCTTGGAATGGTTGACGGCTTTAATCGGGCCGCCGACAAAGTGACCGGGGTTATTCGCGTCTGCGGTCAAGGTGACCTTGAGCTGATCGTTTTTCTTGTTGTTGATAATCAAGACATCGACAGAATTTGCCTTGCTCTTGATCTTGTCCTTATCCAACAGGTCGATGTAGAATGTCGTACCTTCCGGGTTTGCGGGGCTTACGATGGGGGTACCTTGCGCATCCTTGATGACAAGCTGGGATGCCGTGGCGTCTCCTTTGGAGAAATTGATGTAATAGGTTCTGTTCTCAAAAGCGCATCCGCCATTTTCTGTGCAGACATCGCAAGTGGGGTCCGGGCCGGCAAATATCGTTACATCAACCTTGTTTGAACCGATTCCCATCTTGACGGGGATGTCGAGATCCCACATGTCGGTCGGAATGTCGTACTTTGCGATAATATTTGTTCCGGATTCGTCTAAAAGCCACTTGTCAAGGCTTTGCTGGTCAACGAATGCTTTGCCGCTGATCTTGACACCATTTGCCCAAATCTTGGTGATGTAGCCATTTTCCGTTATATGGGCTTTACCCTTGACATGAACGGTGCTGTTACTTTGGTCTATATCGATATGGGTTCCATTCGAAACATTGAAAGGAGGATCCAGGGATACGGTCAATTCGTATTTCGCTTTCTTCGTCTCCATTTCTTTTTTGGATGGGCTATATCCCCACACGAATTCATCCTTGCGGTAAATGGACACGTAAGGGTTGATGGGGGCTATGTCATCATCGCCAAAGTTCTTGGGAAGGCAGGGTATGCCTTCAAAATCTGCGTAATCGCCGTTTTTCTTTGAGTGCGGCATCCAGCTCCAGTCACCAGGATTTTGAGGTAGTTTGTCTTTGGCTTGGGATGTCCACGAGGTTCCGTCGTTGCAGTAGAATTTCTTTTTGGGCGTGTCGTTCATCAAATCCAGGTGCGGTTCCCATTCGCTACGTCTGTCGAACATAACGTCAAGTCTGAGTCTGCTGGAGGATTTGATGATTGTTGAGCCTAGCGGAATGGGGAAGTACCATTGCCACGTGCCGTCGGTCGGATCGTAGGTGTCTTCGATCTTCTGGGGGGAATGTCTGGCGGAACAATCCATCCAGCTCTTTTTGCGTTGCCGCGGAGCATGTGTCGTTGAAGGCTGCTTCGTTGTAAGCCTGGCAGATATCGCGCCTGATGCCTACGTCGTAATAGATTGCGTCTGTAGCGCGCATGTAGAGGCGAATTGTTAAGCTGTCAAACGGTCTCTCTTCGTTATTGATAATGTTCATTTCGAGGGCTGGCATCGGGTCCCAGACATATTGGGACATTCGAACTTCAAATTTGTATTGCGTTACAGGCGTTTTAAACTTTAACGGCTCGTTCTTTTCATTGACGTTTGTATAAACGCCATTGCTTTCTACGGCGTAGTAGTAGGTGGTCCTTTCCTTGAGTCCGCCAATTTTCACGTAGTGGAACTGCGTCGGGATGCCAGAAATGTCGGCGTTGCCATCTCCAGTGTTGAATGCGTATTCATTTAAGCTTGAATGCGGAAGCGTATCCCAGTAAACTTTCGAGTCATATTCGCCGTTTGGCGTGTACCACATGATTTCGGCGGAGTCGGCGGTGACATTGCAAACGGCAACATTTTGAATGTTTGCAGGTTCATTCATGTTCTTCGTTGTAAACGTGAACGGAGTTGAAGTGCTATCGACTAGCCATTTTTTTGAAGTATTTCCGCTTCGCGGATTCTTTGCCATGGCGTAGAAGTAGTAAGTTGTTCCGGGCTTGAGATCACGCAGCACGATCTGGTGCTGGTTGGTTGCTGTTTCGGAACTTGCTGTTATCGGGTTCTTTAAGGTTTCCGTTGTGTCGTAAGTGATATAGGCAAAACTGCCCAAGTCTAGCTTTACAAAAACAATAGCTGAATCAACGTCCACGTGGCGGATTTCAACGGATATTGCGGGCGCTCTGTTCAAATCCTCTGATTTCGCAAGAAAAACTGCTGCGGGGAGGAAGTTGGATACGGCGTCGATGCATGTATTTTCTGTCAGATGGTAATCGTTAAAATGAACTGTAAGGTCGTCCATTCCCGTAGGTACTGCACCCGGGCCTAAACCTCCAACGGGTGGGCGATATTTGTATGTAGAGATGACTCCAGCGACGTTTTTACCTTCGGGGTTTGAACCGCGATGGTGCGGATGGGCGTGGTTCTTGTCGCCAACGCCGTAAATCAAGGAAACATCCCACGGGTTCATGCCGAGATAATAGTTCATGTGTGAAAGGGCGAGTTCTAGGATTTCATCCGATTTCCAATTTTGAACAGTTCCTGTTTGTGGCATTGTGACATTTTCCAAGTCCTTTGTCACGTCGTAATACGCCAAAAGTTCAAAAATGTTGGCTGCTTCGTACTTGGTCCACCACTCCGCTGGATTTACTGGACTTGTAAGTCCCCAGATGGGGTCGTATGAAATACTGGAGCCGATCCAGCCGGCTTGCCCCGCAGGAAGAGTTAATGTCGTGGTGCCGCCCTTCATGACCCCAGCGAGGTTTGCCGCCATGGTGAAGGCAACGTCTTCGATATAAATCATCCTTTGCTCTTCTGAAAGGCCGTAAGCGCTCGCTTTTTCCTGTGTTTCCAGAATTAACTTGTAAAAGGCGTAAAGGCCACTTGTAAAGACGCTTGCCCAGTCCGATGCGGCATTAGATTTCAAGAAAGAAGCTTCTTTGTGCGCGAACCATCCGCCATTGAACATGCCTGCGCCTTTTTTGTCGCTGTTGGCGAAATCTTTCTTGGTCTGGCCGCCTGCTAGGGATTTTTCTTCGACGGCGTCGTTCAAATAAGTTTTATCTGCGGTTGCATAGAAAAGGCATACAGCCGCAAAGCCCATTTCGTCATGGTATGTGGATCCACCGCTATAAGCCGGTGAATTTGTGAGTTTTTTCTTGGACTTGCCGTACTCATAAAGAGCTTTTGCCACAGTCAAGCTTTTTTTGGCAAAGGTGGAATCGTATTTAGCCCAAACTTTGGAGACTATGGCCAAGCCTGCGGCAAAGTTTCCGGAGGCCGTACTTCCAAGTTCTGCATCGCTTCCGGGGTTGTCATCGCTTCTCAAGATTCGAGCTGTCGGACCACCTCTATCATGGAGTGTGTTGTCCTGGTATTCTGGAGAACCCCACCATCCGTGGTCTTTGCCGATTTCGCCAATGGATACTGGCATCGCCGATACAACGCCTTTGGCTGCATCGTATGCCTTTATGACGTATTCGGCTCCGAATTTGGCTTCTCTGAGCATGTCAGGGATGTTGTCTGTATTTTGGGCTTCGCTTTGGTTGAATGCGTAGTTGTCCTGGTCGCGGTCTTCGTAAGCGGCGGCCGTCATGGCGAGCTGTGCTAGGCTATAGGAGATAGTTTGGCTTTCTTTAAGATGGTCTCCACAGTCGTACCAGCCGCCGGTCATATCTACATTGGCTAGGGAGCCGTCTTTCAGATGGCTTGGTTTGTGGAACCACGATTCCGAATTGCCGCTGCGGTTGATTCCGTAGAACTTGAGTACCGCGTCGCGAAGCATGGAGTAAACTCTGTCGCTCACGATAAATGTGGAGGAATAATCGTTTCCGACCTTGATACGCAATCTTTCGTTTTCGGGGAGACCGTCGGGGAGATAGCCTCTCTTTAAAGCTCCTGTAGGTCCCGCCTTTTTTGCCGTGTAGCGGTTATCGCCACCGTATTCTATTTGGGCGTTGTTCGACGCCTTGATTGTTAAGGATGACGAAACAGAACTCTTGAGTGTTTCTGTGAAGCTTCCTTTGCCAACGACTTCGCCTTTCGCATTGACGACATCGAAGTTTGTCGCTGAACCGACGTATAGCACCGGCTTTTTTGCGTCCTGTGGGCGGTAACCGGCCTGGTTTACACGTATGGGGGATATCTGGATGACCATGGCGTCGATGTACGCCTGGTTCAATGTATCCGGAGTGATTATCTCGTTTGGGGCATAGTATTCCGGGGTGTTTTTGCTTGGTAAAGAAACACGCTTTGGGCCTGGAGTAAAATTAGTCTTGAATATGGTGCTGTCCCAGGTCAACGGCCAAACCGGCCTGATTAAATCGTATGGCGTGGGAAGGTTCTGCTGTGCTACGGTTAAGCCTACTGTAGCGCACAAAGCCAGCAGATATTTTTTTATACTCATTTTGTCTCCTTTAACGTAAAACAAAAACGGGCAAAATGAATTCTGCCCCCAAACAATCCTCTTGAAAGTGAAAATAAATTATTTACAAAAGAACCGTTAGAGAAATTTAATTTTTTATTCTTTATCTGTTCTCAGGTTGTTTCTTGTTCTTATAAAAAAAGACCGTCCTTGTTGCGGGCGGTCTCAAAATTCTTGGAAAAGCGTTGAATGGCGCTTATTAGTCCCCAGTGAAGATGATCACGAGAACAGAAGCGATGAATGCTGCGGAAACAGCGATGAATTCCCACGGATTGTCCATGACGGCAGACTTTGCAGTGCCGCTTGTTTCCTGTGCGACTTTCTGTTCTTCTTCGGCCTTTGCCTGAGCTTCAGCTTCGGCTGCCTTCTTTTCTTCTTCGGCCTTAGCGAGAGCGGCGGAGTCAACCGGAGCTTCTTCTGCCTTGGCTTCGAGAACTTCAGTGGCTTCAGCGGCCTGTGCCTTAGCGGTGTCTACGACAGCCTGTGCGGAGTCGGCGGTTGCTGCTGCGGCCTGGGTTGCATCGGCGGCTTGTGCCTGAGCTGCTGCGGCAGCGTCTGTTGCCTGAGCCTGTGCTGCGCTAGCTGCGCTTTCTACGGTCTGGGTGGCTGCAGTTGCCTGGGCCTGTGCTGCTGCGGCAGTGTTCTCTGTTGCTTGAGCGGCTGCGGCTGTAGCTTCCGTTGCCTGGGCTTGAACGGCTGTAGTTGCTTCTGCTGCCTGCGTCTGTGCAGCGGCAGTGGCTTCTGCGGCCTTTGCTTCTACTGCTGCCGGAGCTTCGGCTGCTTTTTCTACCTTAGCGGCGACAGCCTTCTTAGCCGTTGCTGCCTTGCTAACCTTCTTTGCGGCCGGAGCTGCAAAAACCATGGCTGCCGAAATCATCGTGGCAAGCAAAATCTTTTTCATCATTCAATCCTCTTAGAAAATGAAGTTATTTTGTTTTTGTTATCAAAAATAATACTTATTATGTGATTTTGGTCATAAGAAAAGCAAAAAAGTACAAAAAAGTTGTGAAAAAGGGGGATGAACGGTCGGTTCTGGGGGATGAGTGGAACAAAATCGGGTGGCTTTTTCGATGGAAAGAATTATTTTTACAGCCGAAAGTAACGAAATATGGTTTTTAGTGGTTGGTCATTGGTTATTAGATATAATTGCGCCTTTGGCGCCTAAATAAAACTAATGACTATTGACCAATGACTGTGGACCTATCCTTTAACTATCAACTGCGCCTCTGGCGCCCAAACTACTATGGCATTCAAATACGAAGCTACCGTCCAGCACGGTGAAGATACAACCGAATACGTAAGTCTCGGCAAGGAAGGCGTTTCTGTCGCCGAATTCGAAGGCAAGAAGATTCTCAAGGTTTCCAAGGAAGCTTTGACGAAGATTGCCCAGGCTGCTTTCGAAGAAGTGGAATTCTGCCTCCGTCCGGCCCACACGGCGAAGGTCGCCAAGATTCTCCAGGATCCGGAAGCTTCGGATAACGACAAGTTTGTCGCCCTCACCATGCTCAAGAACGCCTGCGTTGCCGCGAAGGGCATTCTCCCGTTCTGCCAGGACACCGGTACGGCTATTTGCGTTGCCCACAAGGGCCAGCAGGTCTGGACGGGCTTTGACGATGCCGAAGCTATTTCTGAAGGTGTCTATAACGCCTACACCACCAAGAACCTCCGCTACAGCCAGATTGCACCGCTCTCTATGTACGAAGAAAAGAACACGGGTTGCAACCTGCCTGCCCAGATCGACATCCACGCCGAAGAAGGTGCCGAAATGAAGTTCCTCTTTGTGGCAAAGGGCGGTGGCTCTGCCAACAAGACTTACTACTGGCCGATGACCAAGGCGCTCCTCAACCCGAAGTCCTTGGAAAAGTTCCTCGCCGAAAAGGTGAAGACTCTCGGTACAGCCGCTTGCCCTCCGTACCACCTCGCTATCGTGATTGGCGGTACCTCTGCCGAAATGAACACGCACATGGTGAAGCTCGCTAGCTGCGGCTACCTCGACGATATTCCGACGAGCGGTTCCGAAGGCGGCCGTATTTTCCGCGACCTCGAAATGGAAGAAAAGGTTCTGCACATCTGCCAGAAGACGGGCATTGGCGCCCAGTTCGGTGGCAAGTACCTGGTACACGATGTTCGCGTGATTCGCGCTCCGCGTCATGCTGCAAGCTGCCCGGTTTCTATCGGCGTGAGCTGCTCTGCTGACCGCAACATCAAGGCCAAGATTGACGAAAACGGCCTTTGGCTCGAAAAGATGGAACACCATCCGGAAAACTACATCCCGGCTGGCAACGCAGTGAACCTCGCTCCGGCTATCGAAATTGACCTTGACCGTCCGATGAAGGAAGTGCTCGCTGACCTCACCAAGTATCCGGTGAAGACGCGTCTCTCCCTCAAGGGCACGATGATCGTGGCTCGCGACATGGCCCACGCCAAGATCGCTGAAATCTTCGACAAGCAGGAACGCGGCGAAGAACTCACGGACGAAGAAAAGACCGTGCTCAAGGTCGTTTCTGACCACCCGATTTACTACGCTGGTCCGGCAAAGACTCCGGCAGGTATGCCGACAGGTAGCTTTGGCCCGACGACGGCTAACCGCATGGACCCGTACGTGATGCGCTTCCAGAGCAAGGGTGCTTCGATGATCATGGTCGCTAAGGGCAACCGCTCTCAGGATGTTACCGACGCTTGCAAGAAGTACGGTGGATTCTTCCTCGGCTCTATCGGCGGTCCGGCAGCCATCCTCGCTGAACAGAACATTCTGTCCAACGACATCGTGGCATTCCCGGAACTCGGCATGGAAGCCATCCGTAAGATCACGATCAAGGACTTCCCCGCATTCATCCTCGTGGATGACAAGGGTAACAACTTCTTCGAAGGACTTATTTAGTCGGAAGTAGGAAGTAGACAGTAGACAGAGACTTTCTCTGATGCTGTCATTCCCGCCTTGAACTCTTTGACTACTTGCAGCTTTGCTGCTTAGTAGTCATGATCCGCGAATGGGGAGGGAATCTCCCTTTCAATAGAAACGCCCCGCAAGTTTAATGCTTGCGGGGCGTTCTTGTATGTGAAAATTTGTGGCGTTTCTAGTCCTTGAATTCTATGCTTTCAATGGCATCAAAAAGTTCTGTCCTAACATTTGTGCCAAACGTTAAACTACGCATGAAGACGAGAACGATGTTTCCTTTTGGGGTTAATCTTGATGCGAGGCAGATGTCTTCTGGTGTTCCGTCGTCATGTGTTATTTTGTAGCATCTGTGTGTATACTTTTTCTCGGAATTGTAGTCTGTATCAACAAGGTTTTCTTTTGTACAATCTTTGAAAAATCCATCGTAGGCTGTGAAAATTCTGGTTGTCTTTAATGAATCGCTTATATCGTTTTGGAAAACTTCCGGATTGTTTTGAACAGCTTTGCTGTATGAAGCGAGTATGAAACCCATTTCTAAA is a window from the Fibrobacter sp. UWB4 genome containing:
- a CDS encoding glycoside hydrolase family 9 protein gives rise to the protein MSIKKYLLALCATVGLTVAQQNLPTPYDLIRPVWPLTWDSTIFKTNFTPGPKRVSLPSKNTPEYYAPNEIITPDTLNQAYIDAMVIQISPIRVNQAGYRPQDAKKPVLYVGSATNFDVVNAKGEVVGKGSFTETLKSSVSSSLTIKASNNAQIEYGGDNRYTAKKAGPTGALKRGYLPDGLPENERLRIKVGNDYSSTFIVSDRVYSMLRDAVLKFYGINRSGNSESWFHKPSHLKDGSLANVDMTGGWYDCGDHLKESQTISYSLAQLAMTAAAYEDRDQDNYAFNQSEAQNTDNIPDMLREAKFGAEYVIKAYDAAKGVVSAMPVSIGEIGKDHGWWGSPEYQDNTLHDRGGPTARILRSDDNPGSDAELGSTASGNFAAGLAIVSKVWAKYDSTFAKKSLTVAKALYEYGKSKKKLTNSPAYSGGSTYHDEMGFAAVCLFYATADKTYLNDAVEEKSLAGGQTKKDFANSDKKGAGMFNGGWFAHKEASFLKSNAASDWASVFTSGLYAFYKLILETQEKASAYGLSEEQRMIYIEDVAFTMAANLAGVMKGGTTTLTLPAGQAGWIGSSISYDPIWGLTSPVNPAEWWTKYEAANIFELLAYYDVTKDLENVTMPQTGTVQNWKSDEILELALSHMNYYLGMNPWDVSLIYGVGDKNHAHPHHRGSNPEGKNVAGVISTYKYRPPVGGLGPGAVPTGMDDLTVHFNDYHLTENTCIDAVSNFLPAAVFLAKSEDLNRAPAISVEIRHVDVDSAIVFVKLDLGSFAYITYDTTETLKNPITASSETATNQHQIVLRDLKPGTTYYFYAMAKNPRSGNTSKKWLVDSTSTPFTFTTKNMNEPANIQNVAVCNVTADSAEIMWYTPNGEYDSKVYWDTLPHSSLNEYAFNTGDGNADISGIPTQFHYVKIGGLKERTTYYYAVESNGVYTNVNEKNEPLKFKTPVTQYKFEVRMSQYVWDPMPALEMNIINNEERPFDSLTIRLYMRATDAIYYDVGIRRDICQAYNEAAFNDTCSAATQKELDGLFRQTFPPEDRRHLRSDRRHVAMVLPHSARLNNHQILQQTQT
- a CDS encoding lipoprotein; amino-acid sequence: MKKILSISLIFAVLVLSGCAILTGTRMRPIVLGQMLIYVRVSTANAFIATEMPEKLEIDTPFNVNLPFSYKNAVHDTTKGIASVTLNNDDLEMGFILASYSKAVQNNPEVFQNDISDSLKTTRIFTAYDGFFKDCTKENLVDTDYNSEKKYTHRCYKITHDDGTPEDICLASRLTPKGNIVLVFMRSLTFGTNVRTELFDAIESIEFKD
- a CDS encoding fumarate hydratase — its product is MAFKYEATVQHGEDTTEYVSLGKEGVSVAEFEGKKILKVSKEALTKIAQAAFEEVEFCLRPAHTAKVAKILQDPEASDNDKFVALTMLKNACVAAKGILPFCQDTGTAICVAHKGQQVWTGFDDAEAISEGVYNAYTTKNLRYSQIAPLSMYEEKNTGCNLPAQIDIHAEEGAEMKFLFVAKGGGSANKTYYWPMTKALLNPKSLEKFLAEKVKTLGTAACPPYHLAIVIGGTSAEMNTHMVKLASCGYLDDIPTSGSEGGRIFRDLEMEEKVLHICQKTGIGAQFGGKYLVHDVRVIRAPRHAASCPVSIGVSCSADRNIKAKIDENGLWLEKMEHHPENYIPAGNAVNLAPAIEIDLDRPMKEVLADLTKYPVKTRLSLKGTMIVARDMAHAKIAEIFDKQERGEELTDEEKTVLKVVSDHPIYYAGPAKTPAGMPTGSFGPTTANRMDPYVMRFQSKGASMIMVAKGNRSQDVTDACKKYGGFFLGSIGGPAAILAEQNILSNDIVAFPELGMEAIRKITIKDFPAFILVDDKGNNFFEGLI